The segment TCGTTTGACCGTCGGTGAACTGCATCCGCCGATTCCGGGTTACGAGTGCCCGGTCGACCATGAACTGGTGAAAGTGGTGGAAAAACTGCTGGGTACGCCGACCGAAGTGGTGAACTACTGCACCGAAGCACCGTTTATTCAGCAACTTTGCCCAACGCTGGTGTTAGGCCCCGGTTCTATCAATCAGGCCCATCAGCCTGATGAATTTATTGATACCGCATTTATTAAGCCAACCCATGCGCTCATCACGCAGGTTGTCCATCATTTTTGTCACTGATGGACAATCGATGGGGCATTTCACTGTTTAATCAGCAAAATGCCCCGTCAATGTTCGGGATTTGATAATAAGAATAACTTATCTCGCTTCGCTCTGGTTAAATTCTTTGAATTTCCAGCATTTAGCAGCGAAATTTCGTCAGTTTAAGGCAATTGACGAACAGAGCGATACGTGGCTAGATAAAAGACGAAGTTATGCCCGTTGGGTATATGAATTAAAAAGACGATAAGGGTGTCAGGGTCACATGAACGAACAATATTCCGCAATGCGAAGTAATGTCAGTATGCTCGGCAAACTGCTCGGGGATACGATAAAGGATGCACTGGGAGAGAACATCCTCGATAAGGTGGAGACCATCCGCAAACTCTCTAAGTCATCCCGTGCCGGAAATGACACTCATCGTAAGGAACTGCTGTCCACGCTGCAAAACCTGTCCAATGACGAGTTGCTGCCGGTGGCGCGTGCATTTAGCCAGTTCCTGAATCTTACCAACGTGGCTGAACAATATCAGACCATTGCGCGCAGTGGCGAAGGTGCCAACCACCCGGAGCTGCTGAAAAGCACCTTCGATCGCCTGAAGCAGCAGAAAGACCTGAATGAGAGCGATATCCGCGCGGCGATTGAGTCACTGTCGCTGGAGCTGGTGCTGACTGCGCACCCAACCGAGATCACGCGTCGGACGCTGATTCATAAGCTGGTTGAGGTGAATAGCTGCCTGCAACAGCTCGACCATAGCGATATCACCGAATATGAATACAACCAGGTGATGCGCCGTCTGCGCCAACTGGTTGCCCAGGCCTGGCACACCGATGAAATTCGTAAATATCGCCCGACCCCGGTTGATGAAGCCAAATGGGGCTTTGCCGTGGTGGAAAACAGCCTGTGGGAAGGCGTACCGGCGTTTCTGCGCGAGCTGAACGAGCAGGTTGAAGAAACCTTTGGTATGCAGCTGCCAGTGGATTTTGTCCCGGTACAATTTACCTCCTGGATGGGCGGCGACCGCGACGGCAACCCGAACGTTACCGCTACCATCACGCGACAGGCTATGCAGCTCGGCCGCTGGAAAGCTGCCGACCTGTTCCTGCGTGATGTCGGCGTGCTGATTTCCGAGCTGTCAATGTCCGAGTGCAGCGACGAAGTACGTGAACTGTGTGGCGACCCGGAAGCGCTGGAACCCTACCGCGTGATTCTGAAACGCATCCGTAGTCAGTTGATGAGCACCCAGGCCTTCCTGGAGCGTCGTCTGAAAGGCGAGCGCGTGCCACGTCCTGCTGATTTGCTGGTGTCCAACGATCAGCTGTGGCAACCGCTGTTTGCCATCTATCAGTCACTGCAACAATGCGACATGGGCATCATCGCTAATGGTCAGCTGCTGGATACGCTGCGCCGCGTGAAGTGTTTTGGCGTGCCGTTGGTGCGTATCGATCTGCGTCAGGAGAGCACCCGTCATACCGAAGCGATTGCCGAAGTGACGCGCTATCTCGGCCTCGGTGATTATGAAAGCTGGTCAGAAGCCGACAAACAGGCTTTCCTGATCCGTGAACTGAATTCCAAACGTCCCCTGCTGCCACGCCAGTGGGAGCCGAGCGATAATACCCGCGAAGTGCTGGATACCTGCAAAGTGGCAGCCGAAGCGCCGCAAGGCTCGATTGCCGCTTACGTCATCTCTATGGCAAAAGTGCCATCCGACGTGCTGGCGGTGCATCTGCTGCTGAAAGAAGCCGGTATCACCTACGCCATGCCAGTGGCACCGCTGTTTGAAACGCTCGACGACCTGAACAACGCCAACGACGTGATGAGCCAGCTACTGGGCATCGACTGGTATCGCGGCTTTATTCAGGGCAAGCAGATGGTGATGATTGGTTATTCTGACTCCGCGAAAGATGCTGGCGTGATGGCCGCAAGCTGGGCGCAGTATCAGGCCCAGGACGCGTTAATCAAGACCTGTGAAAAAGCCGGTATCGCCCTGACGTTGTTCCACGGACGCGGCGGTTCCATTGGTCGTGGTGGCGCACCGGCGCATGCTGCGCTGCTGTCGCAGCCGCCGGGTAGCCTGAAAGGTGGCCTGCGCGTGACTGAACAGGGTGAGATGATCCGCTTCAAATACGGCCTGCCGGAAGTGACTATCGCCAGCCTGTCGCTGTATACCGGTGCGATTCTCGAAGCCAACCTGATGCCGCCACCGGAGCCAAAAAGCGAATGGTGCGACATTATGGACGGTCTGTCGGCTCACTCCTGTGCGATGTACCGTGGCTATGTACGTGAAAATCCTGATTTCGTTCCCTATTTCCGCTCTGCAACGCCGGAACAGGAACTGGGTAAACTGCCATTGGGTTCACGCCCGGCCAAACGCCGTGCCACCGGTGGCGTGGAGTCGCTGCGCGCGATTCCGTGGATTTTTGCCTGGACGCAGAACCGTCTGATGCTGCCAGCCTGGCTGGGTGCCGGTGCGGCAATCCAGAAAGCGATGGAGCAAGGTCACCAGGATCAACTGGAAGCGATGTGCCGCGACTGGCCATTCTTCTCCACCCGTCTTGGCATGCTGGAGATGGTGTTCTCGAAAGCCGACCTGTGGCTGGCAGAATATTATGATCAGCGTCTGGTGGATAAATCATTGTGGCCGCTGGGCCAGCAACTGCGTGACCAACTGGATGCGGATATCAAAGCAGTGCTGACCATCGCCAACGATGCGCATCTGATGGCGGATCAGCCGTGGATTGCCGAATCCATCGCGCTGCGTAATGTCTACACCGACCCGCTGAACGTGTTGCAGGCTGAATTGCTGCACCGTTCGCGTGCGCAGGAAGAGCGTGGTGATGCGCCGGATGCGCGTGTTGAGCAAGCGTTGATGGTGACTATCGCGGGTGTCGCAGCGGGTATGCGTAATACCGGTTAAGCAGACATATCAAGGGGCTTCGGCCCCTTCTTGATGTGGCCCGTAGCGGCGCGATTTATCGCGCATGGGATTGCGCGATAAATCGCGCCGCTACGAGTTTGTATGACTAATTATGATGAGGTCGTACACCCAGGGTGTGGCAAATCGCGTAGCTCATCTCCGCACGGTTCAGGGTGTAGAAGTGAAAATCTTTCACCCCTTCACGCGACAGGATTTTCACCATATCCATCGCAATGTTCGCACCGACCATTTTGCGCGTTTCCGCGTCATCATCCAGCCCTTCAAACATCGCGTTCATCCAGCCCGGCACACGCACGTTAGTCATGGTGGCGAAGCGTTGCAGCTGCTTGAAGTTGGACACCGGCAGAATGCCCGGCACGATTTCCACATCGATACCGGTCGCCACACAACGGTCGCGGAAGCGCAGGTAGCTTTCGACGTCGAAGAAAAATTGCGTGATGGCACGGTTAGCACCGGCATCAATCTTGCGTTTCAGGTTGATCAGGTCTGCCTGTGCGCTTTTCGCTTCCGGATGCACTTCAGGATAGGCGGCAACCGAGATATCAAAATCGCCCACATCTTTCAGCAATTCGACCAGATCAGACGCGTACATATCCGGTTTACCGCTACCCGGTGGTAAATCGCCGCGCAGCGCGACGATATGGCGAATGCCGCTGTTCCAGTAATCGCGCGCGATGGTGCGTAACTCATCACGCGTGGCATCGATGCAGGTCAGATGCGGTGCTGCTTCCAGGCCGGTGCGCTCTTTAATGCCCTTGATGATGCTATGGGTACGGTCACGCTCGCCCGAGTTGGCACCATAGGTAACCGAAACAAATTTCGGCTTCAGGCTGCTAAGACGGTCAATAGAGTTCCACAGGGTTGCTTCCATTTCGCTGGTACGTGGCGGAAAAAACTCAAAAGAGACATTAATTTGCCCGTTCAGCTCAGCCAGGCTTTGATTCAGCGCTTCGCGCTGATTGGCATGAAAGAAACTCATCCTGTTACCTCACCTTCACACATCGATTATTTGTGGTTTTCGAACATCCATACGTTTAGACGTCCAGATGCACAAAATGAACGATTCCCGACTTAGCGTCAACTGAAAATTAATGTCCAGGCGTGACAAATATTCAACCAACATGAAGGAATTTCACGATGGTGGGAAAAAAATGAAAAATGCAGACGGCCCGTCACCGTCTGCATCATAAGGCGGGTTACAGCAGTTGCGCGAGGCGGTTAATATCCGACTGGATGGCTCCGGCGGTGACATCACGCCCGGCACCTGGCCCACGAATGACCAGCGGGTTATCACGATACCAACGACTTTCAATGGCGAACACGTTATCGCACGGCAGCAGCGCCGCCAGCGGATGTTCCGGACGCACCGCTTCTACGCCAACACGCGCTTTGCCATTGGCATCGAAACGCGCGACATAGCGCAGCACCAGCCCCATCTCCTGTGCTGCTTCCAGACGCTGGATCATCTGATCATTCAGTTCATCAGCATTCTCAAAGAAGTGATCAATCGATTCGCCTTCGCAGCTGGCGGGTACCAGCGACTCCACGCGAACCTGGTCTGGTTCGATGTTATAGCCCGCTTCACGCGCCAGAATCACCAGCTTGCGCATCACATCCTGACCGGAGAGGTCAACGCGTGGATCCGGCTCGGTCAGCCCTTGCTGCCACGCCTGATCCACCAATTCGGTAAACGGCACGGTGCCGTCAAACTGCAAAAACAGCCAGGAGAGCGTCCCGGAGAAGATGCCGCTGATGGCGAGAATCGAATCACCGCTTTCACGCAAATCGCGCACCGTATAGTTCACCGGCAGACCCGCACCCACGGTGGCGTTGTACAACCAATGGCGGCCGGTTTTGGTGAAAGCATCACGAATCTGTCGCCAACTCTGGCTGTTCGACGCACCAGCCACCTTGTTGGCGCTGATAACGTGGAAGCCGTGGCTGGCAAAATCGAGATACTGCTGCGCCAGCGGCTCACTGGCGGTAACGTCCAGCACCACCAGATCATCAAACGGATGCGCGCACATCCACAGGAACAACGACTCTTCATCGCGCTCCTCGGCTTCATCATCAAAGAAAGCCAGGGCGCGGCTGGCATCAAGACCGTCGTAGCTCAGCAGGCTGCGGCGACTGTCTGCCACCCCTGCCAGCACAAATTCGAATCCGGTGCGTGCCGACAGCGTCTCCTGCTCGCGCGCAAACAACTCCAGCCAGCGGGAGCCGATATTGCCTTTACCAAACAGCATCAGGCCAATACGCTTTTCGGCGCGAAACAGCGACTGATGTAGACCCTGAATCAGATGCTGGGTCGGGCCGACACGCAGTACTGCCACGATGCTGATATGTTCTTCTGACTGCCAGACAAACTCCACCGGCTGGTCTTTAATTTGTTGCCAGAAACGATGGCTGTGCAGGGGGTTACGCGTGACTCCCGCTCCCACCAACGCTACCAGCGCTAAACCATCACGCAGTTGCAAATGGCCAGGCAACGCCGCGTCCTGCAACAGGTTAAAGGCGCTGTTCACCACTTCCGAGGTGTAGCACAGTTGCAGCAACTGGCGATCAGGATGGGTACCCACCGCTAATGGACGCAATTGTGCGCGCTTCAGCAGCAGATCGATTTCTTTATTCAGGGTGGCGAAATCATGGCTGTTGGGGATCTGGATTTCAATCAGGCAGACGTCATCGTGGCTGGTGACAATGCGTGCGCCCGTGCCCGAGGCCAGCACACGCTCAATGCGCGTCGAACCCTGTTCCGGCTGGTAGCTACAACGCAGTTGCAGGTCGATATCGCTATTCGACACCGGCTGCAAGGTACGGGTATGCAGCACCGGTGCAGCCAGACGTGCCAGTTCACTTGCCTCATCGAGGCGCAGCAACGGTAACAGGCAAGCATCCGACACCTTGCGCGGGTCAGCGCTATACACCCCGGCCACGTCGCTCCAGATGGTTACGCGTCCGACACCGGCCAGCGCACCAATCTGCGTGGCGGAATAGTCCGAGCCGTTACGGCCCAGCAGCACGGTTTCACCGGCATCGTTACGGCTGATAAAACCGGTTACTACCAGGCGCTGATGCGGATGCTGTGTCAGCAGCGCCTGCAACAGCGGCAAGGATTTTCCTTCATCAACCTGCGGTTGCGCGGCACGCTCGGCACGCAGAAAATCGCGGGCATCCAGCCATACGGCTTCGATATCACGCTGGCTCAGCACCGCCGCCATCAGCCGTGCTGACCAGATTTCACCGTGCCCTACCACCTCGGCGTATACCGCGTCGGTAATGGTGCCATCCAACAGCGCCGCCAGTTTTTCCAAATCACGAATAAAAGTCGCGGTGAGGGTTTCTGCCATTTCAGCCGGTAACAGCGATGCAATCAGCTCGCTGTGAAAACGCCGTAACGCCTGTTGCACCTGGTGCGCTGACAACCGATCGCTCTGGCTCAGCTTGAGCCAACTGATCAGCTGGTTGGTGGTGCTGCCTGCGGCAGAAACCACCATCAAATCGCCCGGCTGGCTGTAATCCGCCATGATGCTGGCAACGCGTTGATAGCAACGGGTATCGGCCAGGCTACTGCCACCAAATTTATGCAACTGCTTACTGGTCGGCGTTCCCGCGCCTGCTGAAATCGTCATGGTTACCCCTCGGCTGCGATCCTGAATGCATTATCCAGATCGGCGATTAAATCTTCGTGATCTTCAATTCCGACAGAAATACGTAGCAACGTTTCGGAAATTCCCGCTGCGGCACGCGCTTCGGCCGACATGCCGGCATGCGTCATGGTGGCGGTGTGCGATATCAGGCTCTCAACACCACCCAGTGACTCAGCCAGCGTGAACAGCTGCAACGCTTTGAGGAAACGGCGCAGGCGCGCTTCGTCGGCGTCCAGCTCGAAACTTAACATGGCACCAAAGCCGCGCTGTTGACGTACCGCATACTCGTGACCGGCATTTTCCGGCAGGGAAGGATGATACAGTTTTTTCACCAACGGTTGTTGCTTTAGGTAATCAACAATTGCCAGCGCATTGCGCTGTGCGGCCGCCATACGCGGCCCCAGAGTACGCAGGCCACGCAGCAGCAGATAGCTGTCGAAGGCCGCACCGGTTACACCAATGTTGTTGGCCCACCAGGCAAGGTCCGTCGCCAATGCCGGATCTTTAGCAATCACCGCACCCGCCACCACATCGGAGTGGCCATTCAGGTATTTGGTGCAGGAGTGAATCACCAGGTCGGCACCCAGCGCCAGCGGGTTTTGCAGTGCCGGGCTGAGGAAGGTGTTATCCACCACGCTGATGGCACCCGCTTCACGCGCGGCCTGACAAATCGCGGCAATATCCACCACGCGTAATAAAGGATTGCTGGGGCTTTCCACCAACACCAGCTTCGGTTTTTCTGCCAGAGCCGCCTGTAACGCCGCTTTATCGCCCTGATCGACAAACTTAACCCGGTACGCGCCGCGCTTGCTCAGGCTGTCGAACAGACGATAGCTGCCGCCATAGCAATCGTGCGGTGCCACCAGCAAATCACCCGGCTTCAGGAACACGGTGGTCACCAGATGAATCGCTGACATGCCGGTATTGGTTAATACCGCACCTGC is part of the Pantoea phytobeneficialis genome and harbors:
- a CDS encoding bifunctional aspartate kinase/homoserine dehydrogenase II; amino-acid sequence: MTISAGAGTPTSKQLHKFGGSSLADTRCYQRVASIMADYSQPGDLMVVSAAGSTTNQLISWLKLSQSDRLSAHQVQQALRRFHSELIASLLPAEMAETLTATFIRDLEKLAALLDGTITDAVYAEVVGHGEIWSARLMAAVLSQRDIEAVWLDARDFLRAERAAQPQVDEGKSLPLLQALLTQHPHQRLVVTGFISRNDAGETVLLGRNGSDYSATQIGALAGVGRVTIWSDVAGVYSADPRKVSDACLLPLLRLDEASELARLAAPVLHTRTLQPVSNSDIDLQLRCSYQPEQGSTRIERVLASGTGARIVTSHDDVCLIEIQIPNSHDFATLNKEIDLLLKRAQLRPLAVGTHPDRQLLQLCYTSEVVNSAFNLLQDAALPGHLQLRDGLALVALVGAGVTRNPLHSHRFWQQIKDQPVEFVWQSEEHISIVAVLRVGPTQHLIQGLHQSLFRAEKRIGLMLFGKGNIGSRWLELFAREQETLSARTGFEFVLAGVADSRRSLLSYDGLDASRALAFFDDEAEERDEESLFLWMCAHPFDDLVVLDVTASEPLAQQYLDFASHGFHVISANKVAGASNSQSWRQIRDAFTKTGRHWLYNATVGAGLPVNYTVRDLRESGDSILAISGIFSGTLSWLFLQFDGTVPFTELVDQAWQQGLTEPDPRVDLSGQDVMRKLVILAREAGYNIEPDQVRVESLVPASCEGESIDHFFENADELNDQMIQRLEAAQEMGLVLRYVARFDANGKARVGVEAVRPEHPLAALLPCDNVFAIESRWYRDNPLVIRGPGAGRDVTAGAIQSDINRLAQLL
- the metB gene encoding cystathionine gamma-synthase translates to MTRKQATIAVRSGLNDDEQYGCVVPPIHLSSTYNFLDFNQPRAHDYSRRGNPTRDVVQRALAELEGGAGAVLTNTGMSAIHLVTTVFLKPGDLLVAPHDCYGGSYRLFDSLSKRGAYRVKFVDQGDKAALQAALAEKPKLVLVESPSNPLLRVVDIAAICQAAREAGAISVVDNTFLSPALQNPLALGADLVIHSCTKYLNGHSDVVAGAVIAKDPALATDLAWWANNIGVTGAAFDSYLLLRGLRTLGPRMAAAQRNALAIVDYLKQQPLVKKLYHPSLPENAGHEYAVRQQRGFGAMLSFELDADEARLRRFLKALQLFTLAESLGGVESLISHTATMTHAGMSAEARAAAGISETLLRISVGIEDHEDLIADLDNAFRIAAEG
- the metF gene encoding methylenetetrahydrofolate reductase, producing the protein MSFFHANQREALNQSLAELNGQINVSFEFFPPRTSEMEATLWNSIDRLSSLKPKFVSVTYGANSGERDRTHSIIKGIKERTGLEAAPHLTCIDATRDELRTIARDYWNSGIRHIVALRGDLPPGSGKPDMYASDLVELLKDVGDFDISVAAYPEVHPEAKSAQADLINLKRKIDAGANRAITQFFFDVESYLRFRDRCVATGIDVEIVPGILPVSNFKQLQRFATMTNVRVPGWMNAMFEGLDDDAETRKMVGANIAMDMVKILSREGVKDFHFYTLNRAEMSYAICHTLGVRPHHN
- the ppc gene encoding phosphoenolpyruvate carboxylase → MNEQYSAMRSNVSMLGKLLGDTIKDALGENILDKVETIRKLSKSSRAGNDTHRKELLSTLQNLSNDELLPVARAFSQFLNLTNVAEQYQTIARSGEGANHPELLKSTFDRLKQQKDLNESDIRAAIESLSLELVLTAHPTEITRRTLIHKLVEVNSCLQQLDHSDITEYEYNQVMRRLRQLVAQAWHTDEIRKYRPTPVDEAKWGFAVVENSLWEGVPAFLRELNEQVEETFGMQLPVDFVPVQFTSWMGGDRDGNPNVTATITRQAMQLGRWKAADLFLRDVGVLISELSMSECSDEVRELCGDPEALEPYRVILKRIRSQLMSTQAFLERRLKGERVPRPADLLVSNDQLWQPLFAIYQSLQQCDMGIIANGQLLDTLRRVKCFGVPLVRIDLRQESTRHTEAIAEVTRYLGLGDYESWSEADKQAFLIRELNSKRPLLPRQWEPSDNTREVLDTCKVAAEAPQGSIAAYVISMAKVPSDVLAVHLLLKEAGITYAMPVAPLFETLDDLNNANDVMSQLLGIDWYRGFIQGKQMVMIGYSDSAKDAGVMAASWAQYQAQDALIKTCEKAGIALTLFHGRGGSIGRGGAPAHAALLSQPPGSLKGGLRVTEQGEMIRFKYGLPEVTIASLSLYTGAILEANLMPPPEPKSEWCDIMDGLSAHSCAMYRGYVRENPDFVPYFRSATPEQELGKLPLGSRPAKRRATGGVESLRAIPWIFAWTQNRLMLPAWLGAGAAIQKAMEQGHQDQLEAMCRDWPFFSTRLGMLEMVFSKADLWLAEYYDQRLVDKSLWPLGQQLRDQLDADIKAVLTIANDAHLMADQPWIAESIALRNVYTDPLNVLQAELLHRSRAQEERGDAPDARVEQALMVTIAGVAAGMRNTG